In one window of Psychrobacter sp. P2G3 DNA:
- a CDS encoding chemotaxis protein CheB produces the protein MMDKTHSSILSDKEDLDIKVLVIAESQHQRLAFNDTVRSLGFTLIDCLSRQQLQDKPKLYSAQVDIWLIDSDYDNNIASVITASKSSAVLVGFSPAPYLNEMQHYAKWQRKLKRKLAKLLNKPSLLDSPVIDTNPPPWRYVVFLGASMGGPNAVKTFLDNLPPSLPICILLAHHFNHKMIETLPRILSRHNDWRCQVITTTQRLRTGHCLIAPIDRQIVCDSDGRVILTEQIWAGEYKPAIGQLLQNTSDVYGSDLVSIIFSGMGNDGTQYLDLIQDNNSQLWAQNPSTSTCPSQPQAIIDSGHCQFIGSPELLAQKLTDYIGEMTATITSPSFTVSDV, from the coding sequence ATGATGGATAAGACCCATTCATCTATCCTCAGTGATAAAGAAGATCTAGACATTAAAGTATTGGTGATTGCGGAGAGTCAACATCAGCGTTTGGCTTTCAACGATACTGTCCGCAGCTTGGGCTTTACTTTAATTGATTGTTTATCGCGGCAACAGTTACAAGATAAGCCCAAACTATACAGTGCTCAGGTTGATATTTGGTTGATTGATAGCGACTATGATAACAATATAGCCAGCGTTATTACTGCATCCAAATCCAGTGCGGTACTGGTAGGGTTTAGCCCAGCACCCTACCTAAACGAGATGCAACATTATGCAAAATGGCAGCGCAAGCTGAAGCGTAAATTAGCCAAACTACTTAACAAGCCGTCGTTGTTAGATAGTCCGGTGATTGATACCAATCCTCCGCCTTGGCGTTATGTAGTGTTCTTAGGAGCTTCTATGGGTGGCCCTAATGCGGTTAAGACGTTTTTAGATAACCTACCACCTTCGCTACCCATCTGCATTTTGCTAGCTCATCATTTTAATCATAAAATGATAGAGACTTTGCCTAGGATATTAAGTCGTCATAACGATTGGCGCTGCCAAGTAATTACGACTACTCAGCGTCTGCGGACAGGACACTGTTTAATTGCACCAATTGATCGGCAGATTGTATGTGACTCAGATGGTCGAGTCATATTAACAGAGCAAATATGGGCAGGAGAGTATAAGCCTGCTATTGGTCAGCTGCTTCAAAACACTAGTGACGTTTACGGTAGTGATCTTGTGAGCATTATATTTTCTGGTATGGGCAATGACGGCACACAGTATTTGGATTTAATTCAAGATAACAACAGTCAGCTATGGGCACAGAATCCAAGCACAAGTACTTGTCCTAGCCAGCCGCAAGCCATTATCGACTCAGGTCATTGCCAATTCATAGGTAGTCCTGAACTATTAGCTCAAAAACTTACCGATTATATTGGTGAGATGACAGCGACTATTACTTCACCTTCATTTACTGTGAGCGACGTATGA
- a CDS encoding Hpt domain-containing protein, protein MKNQPNEMVTLEWLLPLFDQQLSEVSEDWQLDTYPDFERIGQHYHELSGALTMANLPRLATLSARLNLFVSSISSGTLLNVQQHRIGQFAHQLLRYELAQYVQTGSYRSALIDRTIDKLTQMLPQTHVPAEDSVTLKSTSATNKHSAHPQTINVAIPKVSTSSASFLSPLLPEQYKQLLLAWRQQVQQLLTFNNNDSAILLSLKKVSHYLWQAASLKHTNNAEAQQRLWFLAELWLSNLADNSLPLPATYAQLLSQLDEVLDGRYQEAILMTANINANKDTSNDVIEGLIADIYIQISGLEHIDKQTHSTLSHLSQSTESTLRFLPRILAELESIISRLDNAQTVIIPLQQLQRQLECRGWSRYESQVNQVLSDIKDNMMSASVFAEIQSQIERQLQELYSAIYNTEQSIHTKIGDAASFITITTSSDSTVMGADAMHSVTFTDDNLRQLRIAVEDVKYNFNDYVHQQQTYLLPTSAAFAEIGSAFEEMGLSSMREVSDKLGELFAKLETHKIKSISWNLTQALAESVTAIELLLDYLAQQVFDRSLLQQANEYVEQAQKLLDDLIAAPEAITQTYNPSELISSDVVRYDDSGEIVPADNVLNKSVLTDDTIAQIDTTHVTDTMSLDSKELQAARTQVKPDNFEMDEEIRDIFIEEAREVLADLEDFLPIWQQDVQDLSPLTEVRRGFHTLKGSGRMVGAFSVSEMAWAIENLLNRVLDKTLPVTTDMVTLVTQTTTRLSVLVTDFTALQEPSMDPAITILQTSNLLAGQPLSYGMDISTEPDSSALTHLKEAPLESTGEQNTANIYIDSATDFSSESHATAASNSTQVANLNIPAVLEPFIQQAQQLPIDSQDSDPDIKEIFIEEAEEVLAEITPIYEQWRNATSDLTELKEVRRGFHTLKGSGRMVGAYYTGELAWSIEDMLNRILDHTISVSADIVQLIADVLASYPDLVKTFANNNESHNEDYPTIVPLWVACANAYSKQHGDKFSYDSLRKGWLDADSQASACVINSDSSNSSDDMSNDDNDGMLETIHSINEMMADAPVITTPQSAEEQAFNKIFVEEAQSLLQDISNFVKAHSDAEHIEVTDEIVRAFHTLRAASGSSALAAISDISATIEHSLEQLQNHDTPMNAQHLQALGQSVALIEGYLNAYQQSLQKNLSDESLRNKKDLASLQAMLSESDVTRTLTNNKLSISQLLETDVDALLNAEWELGEALNNGNIEQVQDYVQQQLKQIEQLASQTGDSPKFTSLLAALGSVYSYLDGNLEATHDKKVQTALCAGHRQLVGLFDALAGSMSLKVDQQILSDLYAIDTIDVEEHSNALNDVVAPNEIVLEDSDKPTATVQSIQADTLQLEAIDTDVELLEIFLEEAQELDSAIAQSFSKWRADSANTAALKVLQRHLHTIKGGARMAGIRSIGDLTHEAESIYEAFVEQRLHPTAQWLTIMQMVQDTLSLQIDYVVRYQEAFHADELIKQLQQFERSEQLPIAITLVLPALQNHENDHLDKIESSQKDIEQASDIPSLDSIIANSWTEGLPDPDILEVFLEEADEIVASSNKYLQLFLSNVSDVAALQALQRDLHTIKGGARMVAANGIADLAHEMETVYEELAILRRPATKMISQLLTDCHDWLADAVFILKQQVNPSTPAALILSLQQFSKNPDDLKHIPSVSLQAQRSMILAAKMLQQSGHVVENLHEMPSMAGNFAEQEQSTSNNEMIRISGGLIEHMINLSGESAINRARIDMGISSLTNSIEEMGTTVQRLADQLRRMEIELEAQILSQIDDDELINNEDFDPLEMDQYSSLNQLSKSLTESASDLIEINNTLLEKTRDSEGLLLQLSRTQTELQDGLMNSRMVPFTRVTPRLERIVRQTANELNKSVELTIINADDEMDRTILERITSPLEHMLRNAVDHGIENTQTRLTAGKDRSGHITLEVLREGSEVVINLTDDGRGINVDAVKDKAIAQGLIDPNDNSLTDLDIIQYIFNAGLTTTQQVTQISGRGVGMDVVISEIRQLGGMVSVTSEAGKGSRFTIRLPLTVAVSDALIVRAADRYYAIPLVQIERVIRVNPEKLYDYYESGAATLHIEDEDYRVRYLNEILSGSKLNELMVSTNTSLPLIVIKNRAGQKLALQVDQIAGSRIEVVVKPLGRQLSHLAGISAATIMGDGSVMLILDLIALMRNAPAQNATQASKPERGGVESQITVLVVDDSVTVRKVTSRLLERQGINVAVAKDGIDAIDILQETIPDLILLDIEMPRMDGFEVATQVRFDKRLRDIPIIMITSRTGEKHRERALEIGVNDYMGKPFQETELLDRMQLLLGQKISLSHDG, encoded by the coding sequence ATGAAAAACCAGCCAAATGAAATGGTGACGCTAGAATGGCTTCTCCCACTTTTTGATCAGCAGTTATCAGAAGTGTCTGAGGACTGGCAGTTAGATACTTATCCTGACTTTGAACGTATAGGACAGCATTATCACGAGCTTAGCGGCGCATTGACGATGGCTAATCTTCCTCGGCTGGCTACTTTATCGGCAAGACTTAACCTATTCGTATCTAGTATAAGTAGTGGCACGCTATTAAATGTTCAACAGCATCGAATAGGGCAGTTTGCTCACCAGCTATTGCGATATGAGCTGGCTCAATACGTTCAGACAGGTAGCTATAGAAGCGCTCTTATTGATAGAACTATTGATAAACTTACTCAGATGTTGCCGCAAACACATGTGCCAGCAGAAGATAGCGTGACCTTGAAAAGCACATCGGCTACTAATAAACACAGCGCTCATCCTCAAACCATCAACGTGGCTATTCCTAAGGTTTCAACATCAAGTGCTTCTTTCTTATCTCCTTTGTTACCTGAGCAATACAAGCAATTGTTATTGGCATGGCGTCAGCAAGTTCAACAATTATTAACTTTCAATAACAATGATTCAGCTATCCTACTAAGTTTGAAAAAAGTCAGTCATTACTTGTGGCAAGCTGCCAGCCTAAAGCATACAAACAATGCCGAGGCTCAGCAGCGTTTGTGGTTTTTGGCTGAGCTTTGGTTAAGCAACCTTGCGGATAACTCATTACCACTACCTGCAACTTATGCACAGCTGTTATCACAGTTAGATGAGGTATTGGATGGACGTTATCAGGAAGCTATCCTGATGACAGCTAATATAAATGCTAATAAAGATACCAGTAATGATGTTATCGAAGGCTTAATAGCTGATATTTATATACAAATCAGTGGCCTTGAACATATTGATAAGCAAACACATAGCACCTTAAGTCATTTATCACAATCTACTGAGTCTACATTACGTTTTTTACCGCGCATATTGGCTGAGCTTGAGTCCATAATTTCTAGGCTTGATAATGCACAGACAGTTATTATTCCATTACAGCAACTCCAAAGACAACTTGAGTGCCGAGGCTGGTCTCGATACGAGTCACAAGTGAATCAAGTTTTGAGTGATATCAAAGATAATATGATGTCAGCGTCAGTATTTGCAGAGATACAGTCGCAGATTGAACGTCAACTTCAAGAGTTATATAGTGCTATCTATAATACTGAACAGTCTATCCATACTAAAATTGGCGATGCAGCTTCTTTCATAACGATAACCACTTCTTCTGATAGTACGGTTATGGGCGCAGATGCTATGCATTCTGTCACCTTTACTGATGATAATTTGCGCCAGCTGCGTATTGCAGTCGAAGACGTAAAGTACAATTTCAATGACTATGTGCATCAGCAGCAAACTTACCTGTTACCAACATCAGCCGCTTTTGCTGAGATCGGCAGTGCTTTTGAAGAAATGGGTCTTTCTTCAATGCGCGAAGTTAGTGACAAACTTGGCGAGCTATTCGCTAAGTTAGAAACTCATAAAATAAAAAGTATCAGCTGGAATCTCACTCAAGCCTTAGCAGAGAGTGTGACGGCTATCGAGCTGTTGTTAGATTACTTAGCGCAGCAAGTATTTGATCGATCTTTATTGCAGCAGGCTAATGAATACGTAGAGCAAGCACAAAAATTATTGGATGACTTAATAGCAGCGCCCGAGGCGATCACGCAGACTTATAACCCTAGCGAGCTAATTTCGTCTGATGTCGTCCGCTATGATGACAGCGGTGAAATTGTGCCTGCTGATAACGTCCTAAATAAAAGTGTACTAACAGATGATACGATTGCTCAAATAGACACTACGCATGTAACGGATACAATGAGCTTAGACAGTAAAGAGTTGCAAGCTGCCCGTACACAAGTGAAACCTGATAACTTTGAGATGGATGAAGAGATTCGCGACATTTTCATCGAAGAAGCAAGAGAAGTACTGGCTGATTTGGAAGATTTCTTACCTATTTGGCAACAAGATGTACAAGATTTATCACCATTAACTGAAGTGCGCCGAGGTTTTCATACGTTGAAAGGATCGGGACGTATGGTTGGCGCTTTTAGTGTGAGTGAGATGGCATGGGCAATTGAAAATCTGCTAAACCGAGTCTTAGACAAAACCTTACCAGTGACTACAGATATGGTTACATTGGTAACCCAGACTACCACACGCTTATCAGTGTTAGTTACAGATTTTACAGCACTACAAGAGCCCAGTATGGATCCTGCCATTACTATTTTACAAACGAGTAATTTACTAGCAGGACAGCCTTTATCTTATGGTATGGATATATCTACAGAACCAGACTCGTCAGCATTGACTCATTTAAAAGAAGCACCGCTCGAATCAACTGGTGAGCAAAATACGGCAAATATCTATATTGATTCGGCAACTGATTTTAGTTCTGAATCTCATGCAACTGCAGCAAGCAATTCTACGCAAGTCGCCAATTTAAATATTCCTGCAGTCCTTGAGCCTTTTATACAACAAGCACAACAGTTACCTATCGACTCTCAAGATAGTGATCCGGATATCAAAGAGATCTTTATTGAAGAAGCAGAAGAGGTGTTAGCTGAGATTACACCAATATACGAGCAATGGCGTAATGCAACTTCTGACTTAACTGAGTTGAAAGAAGTGCGTCGAGGTTTTCATACCTTAAAAGGCTCAGGACGCATGGTTGGTGCGTACTATACTGGTGAGCTTGCATGGTCTATCGAAGACATGCTTAATCGTATTTTAGACCATACTATTTCAGTGTCTGCAGATATTGTACAGCTTATAGCTGATGTTCTAGCTAGCTATCCGGACTTGGTTAAGACGTTCGCTAATAATAATGAGAGCCATAACGAGGATTATCCAACGATAGTGCCGTTATGGGTAGCATGTGCCAATGCTTATAGTAAGCAGCATGGTGATAAATTTAGCTATGATAGCTTACGTAAAGGATGGTTAGACGCAGATAGCCAAGCTAGTGCCTGCGTAATCAACAGTGATTCCAGTAATAGCAGCGATGACATGAGTAACGATGACAATGATGGCATGTTAGAGACCATTCATTCTATTAATGAGATGATGGCAGATGCACCAGTAATTACAACGCCGCAGAGTGCTGAAGAACAAGCCTTCAATAAGATATTTGTTGAAGAGGCTCAGTCACTATTACAAGATATCAGTAATTTTGTCAAAGCTCATAGTGATGCTGAGCATATAGAAGTCACTGATGAGATTGTACGCGCTTTCCATACTTTAAGAGCGGCTTCAGGTTCTAGTGCGCTTGCTGCTATTAGTGATATTAGTGCCACAATAGAACATAGCTTAGAGCAGCTACAAAACCATGATACGCCAATGAATGCTCAGCACTTGCAAGCATTGGGTCAATCAGTAGCATTAATCGAAGGGTATCTGAATGCTTATCAACAAAGTTTGCAGAAAAATCTGTCTGATGAGAGTCTGCGCAATAAAAAAGATTTAGCTTCTTTGCAAGCTATGTTAAGCGAGTCTGATGTGACACGCACACTAACAAACAATAAACTGAGTATTTCGCAGCTGTTAGAGACAGACGTTGACGCACTTTTAAATGCTGAGTGGGAGCTAGGTGAGGCGTTAAATAATGGAAATATTGAGCAGGTTCAGGATTACGTTCAGCAGCAACTCAAGCAAATTGAACAGCTAGCAAGTCAGACTGGAGACTCTCCCAAATTCACCTCATTACTAGCAGCTTTAGGTTCAGTGTACAGCTATCTTGATGGTAATCTTGAAGCGACTCACGATAAAAAAGTGCAGACAGCATTGTGTGCAGGTCATCGCCAGCTAGTAGGCTTGTTTGATGCGTTGGCAGGTAGCATGTCATTAAAAGTTGATCAGCAAATACTCAGCGATTTATATGCAATTGATACAATAGACGTTGAAGAACATTCTAATGCTTTAAATGATGTGGTTGCTCCCAACGAGATAGTTCTTGAAGATAGCGATAAGCCAACGGCGACTGTGCAAAGCATACAAGCAGATACGTTACAGCTTGAAGCAATCGATACCGATGTTGAGCTACTAGAAATATTCCTAGAAGAAGCGCAAGAGCTAGATAGCGCCATTGCGCAGTCTTTTAGTAAGTGGCGCGCTGATAGTGCCAATACCGCAGCTTTAAAAGTATTACAACGCCACCTGCATACTATCAAAGGTGGCGCGCGTATGGCAGGTATTCGTAGTATCGGTGACTTAACACACGAAGCAGAAAGCATTTATGAAGCTTTTGTCGAACAACGGTTACACCCAACTGCCCAATGGCTAACCATTATGCAAATGGTACAAGATACCTTGTCCTTGCAGATTGATTACGTTGTACGCTATCAAGAGGCATTTCACGCTGATGAGCTCATTAAACAGCTGCAACAGTTTGAACGTAGTGAACAGCTACCGATAGCGATTACTCTAGTCTTGCCAGCACTTCAGAACCATGAGAATGATCATTTAGATAAGATAGAAAGCAGTCAAAAAGATATCGAACAAGCTTCTGATATCCCTAGTCTTGATAGCATCATTGCAAACTCATGGACAGAAGGTTTGCCTGATCCTGATATTTTAGAAGTGTTTTTAGAAGAAGCGGACGAAATTGTTGCCAGTAGTAATAAATATTTACAGCTATTTCTAAGTAACGTCAGTGACGTGGCTGCACTGCAAGCATTACAGCGAGATTTACATACCATTAAAGGCGGCGCACGTATGGTGGCGGCGAATGGTATTGCTGATCTAGCGCATGAGATGGAGACAGTATACGAAGAGCTGGCTATTCTTCGAAGACCAGCGACCAAAATGATTTCACAGTTGCTGACAGATTGTCATGACTGGCTGGCTGATGCCGTTTTTATCCTCAAGCAACAGGTTAACCCATCGACACCTGCAGCATTGATTTTGTCCCTACAGCAGTTTAGTAAGAATCCTGACGACTTAAAGCATATTCCTAGTGTATCGTTGCAAGCTCAGCGCAGTATGATTTTGGCTGCAAAAATGCTGCAACAGTCAGGGCATGTAGTCGAAAATCTGCATGAGATGCCATCTATGGCAGGTAATTTTGCAGAGCAAGAGCAAAGCACCAGCAATAACGAGATGATTCGTATTTCAGGTGGCCTGATTGAACATATGATTAACCTGTCAGGTGAATCAGCGATTAACCGTGCTCGTATCGATATGGGTATAAGTAGCTTAACTAATAGTATTGAGGAAATGGGGACCACTGTTCAGCGCTTAGCTGATCAGCTACGTCGGATGGAGATTGAGCTTGAAGCACAAATCTTATCGCAGATTGATGATGATGAGTTGATTAATAATGAAGACTTTGACCCGCTAGAAATGGATCAATATTCATCGTTAAATCAGTTGTCCAAATCGCTGACAGAGTCAGCATCTGACTTAATCGAAATTAATAACACTTTATTAGAGAAGACGCGTGATAGCGAAGGTCTATTGCTACAATTATCACGTACCCAGACTGAATTACAAGACGGGTTAATGAACTCGCGTATGGTGCCATTTACACGGGTGACACCACGTCTTGAGCGTATCGTGCGCCAGACTGCTAACGAACTTAATAAGTCGGTAGAGCTAACGATTATCAATGCTGATGACGAAATGGATAGAACCATTCTAGAGCGCATTACCTCACCTCTAGAGCATATGCTACGTAATGCGGTCGATCATGGTATTGAAAATACTCAAACTCGTCTAACAGCAGGTAAAGATCGTAGCGGTCATATTACTTTAGAGGTATTACGAGAGGGTAGTGAAGTTGTCATTAATCTCACTGACGATGGTCGCGGCATCAATGTTGACGCAGTAAAAGATAAAGCGATCGCTCAGGGTTTGATTGATCCAAATGATAATAGTCTGACCGACCTAGACATCATTCAATATATTTTCAACGCCGGTCTTACAACTACCCAGCAAGTCACTCAGATCTCAGGACGTGGGGTAGGAATGGATGTGGTTATTAGCGAGATTCGTCAGTTGGGTGGTATGGTCTCGGTAACGTCTGAAGCAGGTAAAGGATCGCGCTTTACCATACGTTTACCATTGACAGTTGCTGTCTCTGATGCCTTGATAGTACGTGCAGCAGATCGCTATTATGCAATACCTCTAGTACAAATCGAGCGCGTCATACGTGTTAATCCAGAAAAGCTTTATGATTATTATGAATCTGGTGCTGCCACTTTACATATTGAAGATGAGGATTATCGGGTTCGTTATTTAAACGAAATCTTATCTGGCAGTAAGCTTAATGAATTAATGGTCAGTACCAACACCAGCTTGCCGCTTATTGTTATTAAGAACCGTGCTGGTCAGAAACTGGCTCTGCAAGTTGATCAAATTGCAGGGTCTCGTATTGAGGTTGTGGTAAAACCACTTGGTCGCCAATTATCGCATTTGGCAGGTATCTCGGCGGCTACCATCATGGGTGATGGGTCAGTTATGCTAATCTTAGACCTTATTGCACTGATGCGTAACGCTCCAGCGCAAAATGCGACTCAAGCATCGAAACCTGAACGTGGTGGAGTAGAGTCACAAATCACAGTACTCGTGGTTGATGACTCAGTAACTGTGCGCAAAGTCACGTCGCGCTTACTCGAACGTCAAGGTATCAACGTCGCTGTTGCTAAAGATGGGATTGATGCCATCGATATCTTACAGGAGACTATACCTGATCTCATCTTATTAGATATCGAGATGCCGCGGATGGATGGTTTCGAAGTTGCAACGCAAGTAAGGTTTGATAAGCGTCTGCGAGATATACCGATTATCATGATCACCTCGCGTACGGGTGAAAAACATCGCGAACGGGCATTAGAGATTGGCGTAAATGATTACATGGGTAAGCCATTCCAAGAAACTGAACTATTAGACAGAATGCAGCTATTACTTGGTCAAAAGATAAGCTTGAGTCATGATGGATAA
- a CDS encoding CheR family methyltransferase, translating to MMKNIFIKRKVNSLELNNFQSSDSKDREPTVFRLKDKPVAVRQWQRYIEQAIGFVLPKEQSQWLLNAVEHTAAENMLSLAQLWDAVQIDKRLKQQLIDTVLIPESRFFRHEPSIAFVTALAHQYCIQPLQSTIQGHSNNSVDSSSAEPFRIWSVGCATGQEVWSLAMSLAAKNISNHKILGSDVSQKALNKARKGQYDQRQQQLIPSAYQHFMQPLAITAQDGTQAIRQSQASLTDQALPVSPKLILDRLLPSKTSAYWRVMPELHEQVSFVWHNIFTPSLATSHLQQVILCQNVLIYFRQFDQRDILTRLSAQCALGGHIVLAPGEALFWRPSNMRRIAHSQVNAWQKISA from the coding sequence ATGATGAAAAATATATTCATAAAACGTAAAGTTAACAGTTTAGAGCTCAATAATTTTCAAAGCAGCGATTCAAAGGATAGAGAGCCGACTGTTTTTCGCTTAAAAGATAAGCCAGTTGCAGTACGTCAATGGCAGCGCTATATCGAACAAGCGATTGGTTTTGTATTACCGAAAGAGCAGTCTCAATGGTTGCTGAATGCAGTTGAGCATACGGCAGCAGAGAATATGTTGTCATTAGCACAGCTTTGGGATGCTGTACAGATAGACAAAAGATTAAAACAGCAGTTGATTGATACGGTACTTATTCCTGAAAGTCGATTTTTTCGTCATGAACCTTCAATAGCGTTTGTGACAGCGTTGGCACATCAGTACTGTATTCAGCCACTACAGAGCACTATTCAAGGTCATTCTAACAATAGTGTCGATAGTAGTAGTGCTGAGCCATTTCGTATATGGAGTGTCGGCTGTGCTACAGGACAAGAAGTATGGTCGTTAGCTATGAGCTTAGCTGCTAAAAACATATCAAACCATAAGATATTAGGATCAGATGTCAGTCAGAAAGCATTAAACAAAGCACGTAAAGGTCAATATGACCAGCGGCAACAGCAGCTCATTCCGTCAGCGTATCAGCATTTTATGCAACCGCTAGCAATAACTGCCCAAGATGGTACGCAGGCTATACGCCAAAGCCAAGCGTCCCTAACAGACCAAGCATTACCTGTATCGCCTAAATTAATCCTTGATAGATTGCTACCTAGCAAAACCTCAGCATATTGGCGAGTGATGCCAGAATTGCATGAACAAGTCAGCTTTGTCTGGCACAATATTTTTACCCCAAGCCTAGCAACCTCACATCTGCAGCAAGTCATTTTGTGTCAAAACGTGTTGATATATTTTCGACAGTTTGATCAGCGTGATATTTTGACGCGATTGTCTGCACAGTGTGCGCTAGGTGGCCATATTGTATTGGCTCCAGGAGAGGCGCTGTTTTGGCGACCTTCAAATATGCGCCGCATTGCCCATTCACAGGTTAATGCGTGGCAAAAAATCAGTGCATAA
- a CDS encoding methyl-accepting chemotaxis protein, with amino-acid sequence MSDVTKSPATGANQKVPAIKNSNSIWKVLLGGFTLVSVACLVLLINTLSTVSNYLSDINQLEVSAANIVQNVNDATFSRDSDVSASAYDSLQNDVQRYQAALTSAQQNATDNKSVFGDLETEWRANKEKVDYVLSHRNDVNALQDLKDNVATATKQMQDDYSQVIEQAVAANIPVAAISDMQTQTLRAERLYTEMDKLTRSIDGTPAEFSEQAEVFAQTLNAQQQSYGGLLPALQNISDTFNSAVAPVAAELAALNSPAIESRENARALGELATNTQARLAGIDRDILTRTGVMWPAIIFLLGLLGVIYTLSQLLKQHGGTERILIEKETLRRRQEAETESERARQIQEENERNQMAILRLLDELGDLAEGDLTVNATVSEDFTGAIADSVNFAIDQLRQLVLVINSTAERVSQSSGQTQMNAVELAEASEHQAQEIASVSAAINEMAISIDQVSTNATESASVAQRSVAIAYNGADVVQRSIEGMNVIRDQIQETSKRIKRLGESSQEIGDIVSLINDIADQTNVLALNAAIQASMAGDAGRGFAVVADEVQRLAERSANATKQIETLVKTIQADTSEAVMSMETTTSEVVRGARLAKDAGEALEEVQSVSNTLADLIQNISNAAQQQAESAGHISNAMNIIQDITSQTSSGTMATARSVGELSEMAAALQESVTGFKISNDDKQVHDYEEDFQDHTSAMA; translated from the coding sequence ATGAGTGATGTTACAAAAAGCCCTGCAACTGGTGCCAATCAAAAAGTACCAGCTATCAAAAATTCTAATAGCATATGGAAGGTTTTATTAGGGGGTTTTACCTTAGTGAGTGTGGCCTGCTTGGTTTTGCTAATCAATACGCTATCAACAGTAAGTAACTACTTAAGTGACATCAACCAATTAGAAGTCAGTGCAGCTAATATTGTGCAAAACGTCAATGATGCAACTTTTTCGCGCGACTCTGATGTGAGCGCTAGTGCTTATGATTCTTTACAAAACGACGTTCAACGTTATCAAGCGGCATTGACCTCAGCACAACAAAATGCCACTGATAACAAGTCTGTCTTTGGTGACCTTGAAACCGAATGGCGAGCTAATAAAGAAAAGGTCGACTATGTACTAAGTCACCGTAATGATGTAAATGCACTACAAGACTTAAAAGACAACGTCGCTACAGCTACCAAGCAGATGCAAGATGACTATAGCCAAGTTATAGAGCAAGCAGTCGCAGCCAATATACCTGTTGCTGCCATCAGTGATATGCAGACTCAAACCTTACGTGCTGAGCGTTTGTATACTGAGATGGATAAACTGACTCGTAGTATTGACGGTACGCCAGCGGAATTTTCGGAGCAAGCAGAGGTATTTGCCCAAACATTAAATGCGCAACAGCAAAGCTATGGTGGTTTATTGCCAGCATTGCAAAACATATCTGATACTTTCAATAGTGCAGTTGCTCCTGTGGCAGCAGAGCTTGCAGCGTTGAATAGCCCAGCTATTGAGTCGCGTGAAAATGCCCGTGCATTAGGAGAGCTTGCGACCAATACTCAGGCACGATTGGCAGGTATCGATCGTGATATTTTGACACGTACCGGTGTAATGTGGCCTGCTATTATATTTCTGTTAGGTCTGCTTGGCGTAATATACACACTATCGCAACTGTTAAAACAGCATGGTGGTACAGAGCGAATATTAATCGAAAAAGAAACGCTTCGCCGTCGTCAAGAAGCAGAAACTGAATCTGAGCGTGCGCGTCAGATCCAAGAAGAAAACGAACGTAACCAGATGGCTATTCTACGCCTACTTGATGAGCTAGGTGACTTAGCTGAAGGTGATCTAACTGTTAATGCCACAGTATCTGAAGATTTCACTGGTGCTATCGCGGATTCAGTAAACTTCGCAATTGACCAATTGCGCCAGTTGGTATTAGTGATTAACAGTACAGCTGAACGAGTTTCTCAGTCTTCTGGACAGACTCAGATGAATGCGGTTGAACTTGCTGAAGCTTCTGAGCATCAAGCACAAGAGATTGCTAGTGTATCTGCTGCGATTAATGAGATGGCAATATCAATTGATCAAGTATCGACGAATGCGACGGAGTCTGCATCAGTTGCCCAGCGCTCAGTTGCTATTGCCTATAACGGCGCAGACGTAGTACAGCGTTCAATCGAAGGTATGAACGTTATTCGTGATCAGATTCAAGAAACCTCAAAACGTATCAAACGTCTGGGTGAATCTTCGCAAGAGATTGGCGATATTGTAAGTCTAATTAACGATATTGCTGACCAGACCAACGTCTTGGCATTGAACGCGGCTATCCAGGCTTCAATGGCTGGTGATGCTGGTCGTGGTTTTGCGGTTGTTGCTGATGAAGTTCAGCGTCTAGCTGAGCGTTCAGCTAATGCAACCAAGCAGATTGAAACTCTAGTTAAGACCATTCAGGCGGATACTAGTGAAGCAGTCATGTCGATGGAAACGACAACTTCGGAAGTTGTGCGCGGAGCACGCCTAGCAAAAGATGCTGGCGAAGCACTAGAAGAAGTGCAAAGCGTCTCTAATACTTTGGCTGATCTAATCCAAAACATCTCAAACGCAGCGCAGCAACAGGCAGAATCTGCTGGTCATATTTCTAATGCAATGAATATTATTCAAGATATTACCTCGCAAACCTCGTCAGGAACGATGGCAACTGCACGTTCAGTTGGTGAGTTGAGTGAAATGGCCGCTGCTCTACAAGAGTCAGTAACGGGCTTTAAGATATCGAATGATGACAAACAAGTGCATGATTACGAAGAAGATTTTCAAGATCACACTTCTGCAATGGCGTAG